TCTGAAGTTGATCTGTAATCTCAGGGGTGTAAGAGGGACGGGGAAATCTGACAAAGAAGGGTTTTATACGGCGGTGCTTTGGCTTTTCAGTAAGCATCCCAAAACCCTTGCTTTTAATCTTAAGGCGATTTCTGAATTTGGGTATTTTAAGGATTTTCCGGAGATTCTTTATCGGATCCTTGAGGGACCTGAATCGCGAAAGATCCAGAGAATGGAGTGGCAAGATAGAAAGAGAGGGGGGAAAAGGTCCTCCAAGAAAATCAAGAATCGTGGAAAATTCAAGCAAGAAAGTAATGAGAAAGTAGAGGCTTCAGAAAAAAAATTTGAGGGTGTTTTAGAGAACGTAGAGGAAATGGGTAGGGGAATAGATAAGGAGAAAGCTAGAGCTTTGAGGAAAGAGAGGGAGAAAGCGAAAGCGAAAAAGGCTTTCGATAAGTATTATTCTGATTCAAATTATAGGCTTTTGTTTGATTGTGTTGCTGAATTCTTTGCTGATTGCTTGAAATCCGATTTTAAGAAGTTGAATGATGGGAAATTGTTTGCTATCACTTTAGCTGCAAAATGGTGCCCTTCAATTGATTCATCTTATGATAAGGCTACTTTGATATGCGAGGCGATTTCTCGGAGGGTTTTCCCTCGTGAGAGCGAGAAAGAGTTCGAGGGATTGGAGGAAGCGCATTATGCATACAGGTTTCGGGATAGATTGAGGAAACAAGTGCTTGTTCCGTTGCATAAGGCGCTGCAGTTGCCGGAGGTGTACATAAGTGCAAATAAATGGAATTCTCTCCCTTATAATAGGGTGCCATCCGTTGCAATGAAGACTTACAAGGAGTTGTTCAAAAAGCATGACAAGGAAAGGTTTAGGGAGTACCTTGAGCGGGTGAAGACCGGGAAGGCGAAGATTGCTGCTGGAGCGTTGCTTCCCCATGAAATAATCGCGTCACTGGAAGACGAAGATGGAGGGGCAGTGGCTGAGCTCCAGTGGAAGAGAATGGTGGAGGATGTGGGTAAGAAGGGGAAGCTAACGAACTGTATTGCAGTTTGTGATGTTTCGGGGAGTATGTTTGGGATACCCATGGATGTTGCGGTGGCCATGGGATTGTTGGTTTCAGAGTTGAGTGAAGAGCCTTGGAAGGGGAAAGTGATGACTTTTAGTGCAAATCCACAGCTGCATTTGGTTAAGGGAGACAGTCTTAAAGCCAAGACTGAGTTTGTGCGTAAAATGGAGGTGGGTTTTAACACAGATTTTCAGAAAGTGTTCGATGAGATATTAGCGGTTGCGGTGGAAGGAAAACTCAGTGAGGAACAACTCTTAAGGAGGCTATTCGTGTTTAGTGATATGGAATTTGATGATGCCTGTGGCAATTATTCTAAATATATGAATATGGAGAGTGTGTGTAATGATGATGAAGAGAAACCGGATTATGAAGTCATAAGAGAGAAGATGAAAGAGTGCGGGGGTGAGATGTGGAAGACAGATTATGAAGTTATAAAAGAGAAGTTTCAGAAGTGTGGGTACAAAAGGGTGCCGAAGATTGTATTTTGGAACCTGAGGAACTCGTCTTCGACTCCGGTGGTTGCTACTCAGGATGGAGTGGAGTTGGTGAGTGGTTATTCCAAGAATTTGCTGACATTGTTCTTGGACGAAGGGGGAATTGTGAACCCTGAGCAGGTAATGGAATTAGCCATTGCTGGTGGAGAGTACAAGAAGCTTGTCATCCATGATTGATATGTAATACCAAATAGtggtaaggttttttttttattttttattttttttcagaaTTATTATAACTAGTTACTTACTGTTTCTTTGGTTATAGAAAAAAATACAGCTGAAATCCAAAGGTTTTGAATAATTACGTcttcttttatttgtttaaaaGATTGCTTATCCACTTCATCTTGCCTatctcattttttttatttatattttacccACAATATTTAGTTATATCAATTTAAAGATATATTATTGTTTTTTTAAATGTATGTGTTACGAAGAGCGTTATCACATCGTAACTCCTTAAAATTACATTTGAAATTCTTTGATTTCAgtcaaaatcttaaatttaaaattaaaaccctaaatattaaaaattttaaacttaaaaatattaaatacctAACTCTAGGAGAGAGAAATGGAATTGGACTTGCTTTCCGTTTCTCACTCTAAAAACAGTACATTcccgaaataaataaataaaacggcTCATAAACCTAATTAAAAGAACAGGCATATATGGTTAATTTAGCGGAATTTTAAGTTaaacaaattaatttttattttagaattaattttaacTTGTTCTCGATAAGATGGAAAATTTTGAGTTTAaaaaattatctttttatttcctttagtgtttttttaaaaaaaatagttttagTTTATTTTGGTAAGAGAGAAAGAAAATTGTAGAGATTTTTATAATCAATTTAGTTTTAGAAGAATTACTGGACTTTTATAAGGAAAAACTTGAATATTTTGATGCAATTGAATTATAAGTGAAAGAGTAGATTTTATATTAATAGTTGAATAATTTAATTCATTTGTAAATTTCagtaattttttgaaaaataaaaataagtaataaaGTAAGATTATTAAAATGAGTATAGGTAATGAGAATGATTAAAATGATGAAAGTATAGCAATATTAGaagccttttattttatttcccaaaataagAAAAACAGTTGGGTCTCTTACCTAAAAAAAAAATGGAACAGATTTGTTTGTGCAGGAATTATatggttttataatataattagatTATAAAAAATGGAACAATAAAGCTGGAAGCAAAGCAAATGGAGAGTGAGATTATCTTTCCAGAATGCGACCATAGCTTTGAATATATTCAATCTCATAGCTGCTCTCTTCTTGCTTTCTTCTCGTACCAGGAACCAACCCAAATGAGGTTTAATGGTTTGTTCTTTGAATGAGATTAAAGCTGTGGGATTTTGAGACATGGTATAGAGGTGAAGGTGGGAGATTTTGTTGTTTAGGGGTTTCGGAAAGCTAAATTAGGGTTTACACACATGCATTCAGAAAGTAGTTTTTGTATGCCTATTTTCATCAACCATCACTCGGAAAAGAGAATCAATTATTAAAAAGGACAGCATCTTGACGCCGCCAACTTTAAAGGTGACCTGTTTCTCAATCATAAAACACAATATGAATTTAGTTTGAGGCAAAGCTTCTTCCATTTTAATTAGTTTGCTGCTAATGAAACAAGTCACAGTAATTCCTTCGTTGCCGTTCGACTAATGGTTATGGATTTTGCAGCTCTTGAAGAATGGCGAAAAAGGAAGATGGAACGAGCTGGAGAAAAATGCTCAAGCTTAACCTCCATTTTATGTGTCCAAAGCATTGGGGTAAGATTTGGGAAATTATTGATAGGTTATAAGAATACTACTTGTATACATGTAGATACAACcaatactattaaaaagaattaaataaatttaaattgtaatagagttagtatttattatataaaataatatcttaaatTTCTTTTCCATTATGActtaatttgaaacaaaaattacatttacagaactataaaaatttaaaaatatttaaaaatattaattacattactcaataattgatatttttaaataataaatatttaactcTGTTCCAATCACATGCGATTTGATACTTTTTAATAGTATAAGaattgatccatttaataatTGAGGATTACTTTGATTGTATTCCTATAATACGTACATTCACGAAATAGTTACAATAAATACAATAATGTAAAATTTCCattaaatttttctaacttttggTATTATAAAAAGTACCAAcaatgtaaaataaaattttcaaacccaTGACATTGTAACAATATCAGAAGAATCCTATAAACAAGCCAAAGATGAACAATGAACTTTGTAAAAAGAAGAAACCTTTTACTTTCATAAATGGGTCATTTAATGTGAAAGACAATTTTGTTGGAAGCGTTCTGAAGTTTAGTTTTATTGAAAtgggataaattttaaaattatatatatattatagtttgatatgtaattatatatataaattttgattttgtataattttatacataaaattttggtttgattcaattttataaattattaacacaattattgatataacatcattttatgtttatatattgcatacataaataattatatttatctaatataaaaataacttgaggtatttatttctttaaatgtgcatgtcaaaattaaaatttcaagtatatatTTGAAT
The Gossypium arboreum isolate Shixiya-1 chromosome 10, ASM2569848v2, whole genome shotgun sequence genome window above contains:
- the LOC108455460 gene encoding uncharacterized protein LOC108455460; amino-acid sequence: MVLRKKHLSVLEGKLAECIFFVENQNDFYNRLDFFFHVVPDTASHELIERLELAWAHDSLTALKLICNLRGVRGTGKSDKEGFYTAVLWLFSKHPKTLAFNLKAISEFGYFKDFPEILYRILEGPESRKIQRMEWQDRKRGGKRSSKKIKNRGKFKQESNEKVEASEKKFEGVLENVEEMGRGIDKEKARALRKEREKAKAKKAFDKYYSDSNYRLLFDCVAEFFADCLKSDFKKLNDGKLFAITLAAKWCPSIDSSYDKATLICEAISRRVFPRESEKEFEGLEEAHYAYRFRDRLRKQVLVPLHKALQLPEVYISANKWNSLPYNRVPSVAMKTYKELFKKHDKERFREYLERVKTGKAKIAAGALLPHEIIASLEDEDGGAVAELQWKRMVEDVGKKGKLTNCIAVCDVSGSMFGIPMDVAVAMGLLVSELSEEPWKGKVMTFSANPQLHLVKGDSLKAKTEFVRKMEVGFNTDFQKVFDEILAVAVEGKLSEEQLLRRLFVFSDMEFDDACGNYSKYMNMESVCNDDEEKPDYEVIREKMKECGGEMWKTDYEVIKEKFQKCGYKRVPKIVFWNLRNSSSTPVVATQDGVELVSGYSKNLLTLFLDEGGIVNPEQVMELAIAGGEYKKLVIHD